AGCAGCTGGTGAAGGCCGGCAAGGCCTACGTCGACGACCAGGACGACGAGCGGATCAAGGCCACGCGCGGCACGGTCAGGCTGCCGGGTTTGGACAGTCCGTACCGCGAACGCACGCCCGAGGAGAACCTGGACCTGCTGCGCCGCATGCGCGCCGGCGAGTTCGCCGACGGCGAGAAGGTCCTGCGCGCCAGGATCGACATGGCCGCGCCCAACATGCTGATGCGCGACCCCCTGATCTACCGCATCCGCCACGCAACGCACCACCGCACCGGCGACGACTGGTGCATCTACCCCATGTACGACTGGGCTCACGGACTCGAGGACAGCATCGAGGGCATCACCCATTCCATCTGCACCCTCGAGTTCGAGGTGCACCGTCCCCTCTACGACTGGTTCCTCGACCAGCTCGGTGCCTATCACCCGCAGCAGATCGAGTTCGCGCGGCTCAACCTCACCCATACCCTGATGAGCAAGCGCAAGCTGCTGCGGCTGGTGGACGAGGGGGTGGTCGACGGTTGGGACGACCCGCGCCTGCCCACGGTCAGCGGCCTGCGGCGGCGCGGTTACACGCCGGCCTCCATCCGCGATTTCTGCGATCGCATCGGCGTGGCCAGGGCCAGCAGCACTGTGGATATCCAGCTGCTCGAGCACTGTCTGCGCGAGGAGCTGAACCTGACCACGCGCCGGGTGATGGCGGTGCTCGATCCCCTGAAGGTCGTCATCACGAATTATCCCGAGGGCAAGGCCGAGGACTTCGACTGCGTAAACAACCCCGAGAACGAGGCGGACGGCACGCGTCCGATCCCCTTCACCCGCGAGCTGTGGATCGAGCGCAGCGATTTCATGGAGGATCCGCCGCGCAAGTTCTTCCGTCTGGCGCCGGGCCGCGAAGTCCGTCTGAAGCACGCCTACTACGTCACCTGCGACGAGGCGGTCAAGGACGCCGACGGCAACGTCGTCGAACTGCGCTGCACCTACGACCCGGCGTCCCGGGGCGGCGCCACGCCCGACGGCCGCAAGGTGCGCGGCACTTTGCACTGGGTCTCCGCCGCCCACGCCCTGGACGCCGAGGTGCGCCTCTACGACCATCTCTTCGGCGATCCGTTTCCGGGCGCGGACGAGAACGCGGACCCCGCCGACTCCCTGAACCCCGAGTCGCTGGTCGTCAGGCGCGGCTGCAAGCTCGAGCCGGGCCTGGCCCCGGCGGAGCCGGGGTACAGGTGCCAGTTCATGCGCCACGGGTATTTCTGCGTGGACAGCCGCGATTCGCGGCCGGGCGTGCCGGTCTTCAACCGCACCGTCTCGCTCAAGGACAGCTGGGCCAAGCAGCAGTCGAGGGCGTAGTCGACCGGACAATAGTCAAAGGAGGGCATCATGACATCGTGGCGAACAACCGACCGCGGATCCCGGTCGATCACGATCGCGGCATTCCTGCTGGCGCTGTCGGCGGCGTCGGCGGCCTGCGCGGCGGAGGAGTTCCTGGCGCCGCTGCTGCAGGTCGGCGAGGACGAGCGTGTCGAGGGGACCGGCGAATGCCCCCAGGAGCCGGATTTCGTCGCCGGCACCGTCTCGACGGCCTACAGCCTGAACGTGGGCGGCAACGCCTGGGGCTGCGATTCCGAATGGGGCGTGTCCGCCGAGTTCGACCTGTCCGCCTTCAACCCCGGACAGACCATCCTCGCCGCGGAATTCGTCGCGCGCAAGACCGGCCACGAGGAGGGCCTGCCCTACGTGGCGGCCTTCGCCTACCAGGCGACGGGCGACGAGGTGCCGCTGCCCCGCGCCGACCTGGACATGTACACGGCGCTCGACATCGTGGCGCCCACCCAGGCCAACGTGGACCTGTTCTTCAGCGTGACCGGCCACGTGCAGGACGCGATCGACGACGGAGCCGCGCGCGTCGGCGTCTTCCTCTGCGGCGTCTACTCGGAGGTCGGCCGCATGGACCGCATCTACGTGGGCGGTTCGCCGCACGTCTACCCGCCGCGGCTCGTCATCACGACGGACGGCCCGGTGGCCGGGGAGTCGTCGACCTGGAGCGGGATCAAGACCATCTACAGATGACGGGGCACGGACAGCGAAAGGACCCGGGGCTTCCCGGGTCCTTTCGCGAGGGTAGCGTGCGGAAGCGGCTCAACGGTAGATGCGCTTCACGCCGCCCCAGTCGGCATCCTCGTCGGCGACGGCCGCCGGGAAGAATTCCAGCTCGGCGATGGCGCCGCTGCTGCTGAACTCCACCTCCAGGCGATCGATGCTGGAGAACGGCGTGAGGTCAACGACCTGCACGGAGTTGTTCCCCAGATCGACGCCCTCGTCGCCGCCGATGTGAGCGCCGTCCTCGTAGAGGTCGAAGTCGACGGTCTCGAAATCGATGTCCACGATGACGATGTAGCTCAGGTCCACCACGAAGTCGAAGTCGAAGACGACGGTGCAGCCGCCCGCCTCGTCGTCGGGATCGTCCACGAGCCCGTTGCTGTTGGCGTCGACGATGTCCTCGGCGCAGATCAACAGGTTGTGGTAGGGCACGGAGTTCTCGCCCGGCGCCCCGGCGCTGCCCCCGGAACCCACGCCGGGACCGCCGAAGTCCACGTTGGGCGTGCCGAGATCCTGGTCCCAGCCGGTGGGATCGTCGGAGTCGAAGATGATCAGCGAGTGGGGACCGCCGCCGTTGTTGGTCACCGACAACGTGAAATCAGCGAAGACGGTGCCCGGGGCCGTGCCGCCGCCGGGTTCCTGACCCGCGACGACGGTGCCGGCCGGGAGGCCGTCGAAGTCCTCCGTGGTGGCCAGCGCCGACGCGGCCGGGATGCATATCGCCAGGATCGCGATCAACTGGACATACATTGTCGATTTTTTCATATCACCCTCCCG
The window above is part of the bacterium genome. Proteins encoded here:
- a CDS encoding glutamine--tRNA ligase/YqeY domain fusion protein; translated protein: MSDTAANFIEEIVREDNATGKWEGRVHTRFPPEPNGYLHIGHAKSILLNYGLAEKFGGKFNLRFDDTNPAREEQEYVDAIIEDVRWLGADWQGRLFFASDYFERMYACAEQLVKAGKAYVDDQDDERIKATRGTVRLPGLDSPYRERTPEENLDLLRRMRAGEFADGEKVLRARIDMAAPNMLMRDPLIYRIRHATHHRTGDDWCIYPMYDWAHGLEDSIEGITHSICTLEFEVHRPLYDWFLDQLGAYHPQQIEFARLNLTHTLMSKRKLLRLVDEGVVDGWDDPRLPTVSGLRRRGYTPASIRDFCDRIGVARASSTVDIQLLEHCLREELNLTTRRVMAVLDPLKVVITNYPEGKAEDFDCVNNPENEADGTRPIPFTRELWIERSDFMEDPPRKFFRLAPGREVRLKHAYYVTCDEAVKDADGNVVELRCTYDPASRGGATPDGRKVRGTLHWVSAAHALDAEVRLYDHLFGDPFPGADENADPADSLNPESLVVRRGCKLEPGLAPAEPGYRCQFMRHGYFCVDSRDSRPGVPVFNRTVSLKDSWAKQQSRA